The Tripterygium wilfordii isolate XIE 37 chromosome 4, ASM1340144v1, whole genome shotgun sequence genome has a window encoding:
- the LOC119996748 gene encoding uncharacterized protein LOC119996748, whose amino-acid sequence MASKEKQKKGNKIMSFYKFYSNKPIKSEPTTKTLDKPISQSSPMSTVKEIRVQETDHGGDQRRRGAEEIVEARKSVSHVETNLSSVAAFLQVKVLVTDMPGFMQVHAFRSARRTFDSLEKFSSKHMAYNIKKEFDKVYGPAWHCIVGSSFGSFVTHSTGCFLYFSMEKLHILVFKTKVQKANPQ is encoded by the exons ATGGCATCCaaagagaagcaaaagaaaggaaacaaaatcaTGAGCTTCTACAAGTTTTACAGCAATAAGCCAATCAAATCAGAGCCAACCACAAAGACTCTAGATAAACCCATCTCACAGAGCAGTCCAATGTCAACAGTGAAGGAGATAAGGGTCCAAGAAACTGACCATGGCGGCGACCAACGGCGGAGAGGAGCAGAGGAGATTGTGGAGGCAAGGAAATCAGTATCTCACGTGGAGACAAATCTATCGTCGGTGGCTGCATTTCTTCAAGTGAAGGTGCTGGTGACGGACATGCCCGGGTTCATGCAGGTGCACGCCTTCCGTTCTGCCAGGAGAACATTTGACAGCTTGGAGAAGTTCAGCTCTAAACACATGGCTTACAACATCAAGAAG GAGTTTGACAAAGTGTATGGGCCGGCCTGGCACTGCATTGTGGGCTCAAGTTTCGGCTCATTTGTTACCCACTCAACAGGTTGTTTCCTTTACTTCTCAATGGAGAAACTCCacattttagttttcaaaacaaaagtTCAGAAAGCTAATCCacagtaa
- the LOC119995985 gene encoding probable ethanolamine kinase isoform X1, whose product MGAVKIWNEMEVAEEFSEKNCSTEIKSSSLTVDTSLSLPDMTPRVINLCKDLFKKWSKLDDSRFSVQTVSGGITNLLLKVTVRADDGNEDSVTVRLYGPNTDYVIDRERELQAIKYLSAAGFGAKLLGVFGNGMVQSFIIARTLEPSDMREPKLSAEIARQLHEFHQVEVPGSKEPQLWNDIFKFFKNASKLKFDDDDEKQEKYQKISFKEVHNEILELEELTGRVNSPVVFAHNDLLSGNIMVNDDEGKLYFIDFEYGSYNYRGYDIGNHFNEYGGYDCDYSLYPNKDEQYHFIRHYLQPDKPHEVSEKDIEALYLEANVFMLSSHIYWALWALIQAKMSPINFDYLGYFFLRYNEYKKQKGRWVSLARSCLSGK is encoded by the exons ATGGGAGCAGTCAAGATCTGGAACGAAATGGAGGTCGCCGAGGAATTTTCAGAGAAGAACTGCAGCACCGAAATCAAATCCTCGTCCCTCACCGTCGACACCTCTCTTTCACTGCCTGATATGACTCCTCGCGTCAT AAATTTGTGCAAGGATCTGTTCAAGAAGTGGTCAAAATTGGATGATTCACGCTTCTCTGTGCAAACTGTTTCTGGAGGCATCACAAATTTAT TGCTCAAGGTAACTGTCAGAGCAGATGATGGAAATGAAGATTCTGTAACTGTGAGATTATACGGACCTAACACTGATTATGTCATTGATCGTGAGCGGGAGTTGCAG GCTATCAAGTATCTCTCAGCTGCAGGATTCGGTGCCAAGTTGCTAGGAGTATTTGGAAATGGAATGGTGCAGTCCTTCATCATTGCACGCACGCTAGAACCATCAG ACATGAGAGAGCCAAAGCTGTCTGCTGAAATCGCCCGACAGCTACATGAATTTCATCAAGTTGAAGTTCCTGGTTCTAAAGAACCTCAATTGTGGAATGACATCTTCAAGTTCTTTAAGAATG CGTCCAAActtaaatttgatgatgatgatgagaagcAGGAGAAATATcagaaaatttcatttaaggaaGTTCATAATGAGATTCTTGAACTCGAG GAATTGACAGGCCGCGTTAATTCTCCAGTGGTTTTTGCGCACAATGACTTGCTTTCTGGGAACATAATGGTCAATGATGATGAAG GAAAACTCTACTTCATTGATTTCGAGTATGGTTCATACAATTACCGGGGTTATGACATTGGAAATCACTTCAATGAATATGGAGGCTATGATTGTGACTATAGTTT ATACCCAAACAAGGATGAGCAATATCATTTCATTAGGCATTATTTACAACCTGACAAACCTCATGAG GTATCTGAAAAAGATATTGAAGCTCTCTATCTTGAGGCCAACGTATTCATGTTATCTTCGCACATATATTGGGCTTTGTGGGCTCTAATCCAG GCAAAGATGTCTCCAATCAATTTCGATTATCTTGGTTACTTTTTCCTGAGATACAATGAATACAAAAAGCAGAAAGGAAGATGGGTCTCATTGGCACGATCTTGCCTTTCAGGAAAGTGA
- the LOC119995985 gene encoding probable ethanolamine kinase isoform X2 codes for MGAVKIWNEMEVAEEFSEKNCSTEIKSSSLTVDTSLSLPDMTPRVINLCKDLFKKWSKLDDSRFSVQTVSGGITNLLLKVTVRADDGNEDSVTVRLYGPNTDYVIDRERELQAIKYLSAAGFGAKLLGVFGNGMVQSFIIARTLEPSASKLKFDDDDEKQEKYQKISFKEVHNEILELEELTGRVNSPVVFAHNDLLSGNIMVNDDEGKLYFIDFEYGSYNYRGYDIGNHFNEYGGYDCDYSLYPNKDEQYHFIRHYLQPDKPHEVSEKDIEALYLEANVFMLSSHIYWALWALIQAKMSPINFDYLGYFFLRYNEYKKQKGRWVSLARSCLSGK; via the exons ATGGGAGCAGTCAAGATCTGGAACGAAATGGAGGTCGCCGAGGAATTTTCAGAGAAGAACTGCAGCACCGAAATCAAATCCTCGTCCCTCACCGTCGACACCTCTCTTTCACTGCCTGATATGACTCCTCGCGTCAT AAATTTGTGCAAGGATCTGTTCAAGAAGTGGTCAAAATTGGATGATTCACGCTTCTCTGTGCAAACTGTTTCTGGAGGCATCACAAATTTAT TGCTCAAGGTAACTGTCAGAGCAGATGATGGAAATGAAGATTCTGTAACTGTGAGATTATACGGACCTAACACTGATTATGTCATTGATCGTGAGCGGGAGTTGCAG GCTATCAAGTATCTCTCAGCTGCAGGATTCGGTGCCAAGTTGCTAGGAGTATTTGGAAATGGAATGGTGCAGTCCTTCATCATTGCACGCACGCTAGAACCATCAG CGTCCAAActtaaatttgatgatgatgatgagaagcAGGAGAAATATcagaaaatttcatttaaggaaGTTCATAATGAGATTCTTGAACTCGAG GAATTGACAGGCCGCGTTAATTCTCCAGTGGTTTTTGCGCACAATGACTTGCTTTCTGGGAACATAATGGTCAATGATGATGAAG GAAAACTCTACTTCATTGATTTCGAGTATGGTTCATACAATTACCGGGGTTATGACATTGGAAATCACTTCAATGAATATGGAGGCTATGATTGTGACTATAGTTT ATACCCAAACAAGGATGAGCAATATCATTTCATTAGGCATTATTTACAACCTGACAAACCTCATGAG GTATCTGAAAAAGATATTGAAGCTCTCTATCTTGAGGCCAACGTATTCATGTTATCTTCGCACATATATTGGGCTTTGTGGGCTCTAATCCAG GCAAAGATGTCTCCAATCAATTTCGATTATCTTGGTTACTTTTTCCTGAGATACAATGAATACAAAAAGCAGAAAGGAAGATGGGTCTCATTGGCACGATCTTGCCTTTCAGGAAAGTGA
- the LOC119996746 gene encoding transmembrane protein 128-like: MSGGTPVGGGYMRQRHSQGYASGGDDLEDDACSRPQSFSPSSPRARSWVEIAENVLWVASAVFIVYFGDRKSNFIYLLWHDDRIRRLPLYFGMACVGVNIVIFFYTSIFSWSLRRFNEKWELLSISALPFVTLLGLVSFCLFSFALWPIWSFLTLPLVFTLFMACMVIFPRFVMGNFRSPNDSFRID; encoded by the exons ATGTCTGGTGGGACACCGGTTGGAGGTGGATATATGAGGCAGAGACACAGCCAAGGCTATGCCTCGGGTGGTGATGACCTCGAAGATGATGCTTGCTCTAGGCCACAGTCCTTTTCACCATCAAGTCCGAGAGCTCGGTCATGGGTTGAGATTGCTGAGAATGTGCTTTGGGTTGCCTCAGCAGTTTTTATTGTGTACTTTGGTGACAGGAAGTCCAATTTCATTTATCTTTTGTGGCATGATGACCGAATCAGAAG ATTGCCTCTGTACTTCGGGATGGCTTGTGTTGGTGTGAACATTGTCATCTTCTTTTATACGAGCATTTTTTCTTGGAGTTTGAGGAGGTTCAATGAGAAATGGGAATTGTTAAGCATATCTGCTTTGCCGTTTGTTACCCTACTGGGGCTTGTTTCCTTCTGCTT GTTTTCCTTTGCTTTGTGGCCTATTTGGAGTTTCTTGACCCTTCCTCTTGTG TTCACGCTGTTTATGGCTTGCATGGTAATCTTCCCACGTTTTGTGATGGGGAATTTCAGGTCACCCAATGACTCATTCCGTATAGATTAA
- the LOC119997677 gene encoding zinc finger CCCH domain-containing protein 34-like: MEEEEFRKRNTDCVYFLASPLTCKKGIDCEYRHNELARLNPRDCWYWLAGTCVNPTCAFRHPPLDVHTEEPSESASLSHQSSVPANKGSIPCYFFFNGFCNKGDKCLFLHGPDGNVAFGKPSKTKSAVPDVVPSENKSLAGNNIRSTLIDAHLNPSENVPEVPADIQLRCKNVLQLPVPIDALQQSPSPLIDVFESKEAAMHMSNSLVPVQGFIQKRSGWCKDQSSEEELDNHIDPEDLRESSPGFDVLVDDDKSQHMGYEDNPEYLLVHDGECAELNSHFLGYDFEDPIECNHMYTEVELVHEGKRDDSFDCLDNEHLFDNARKVLRHSRQRIIDTISSRKRKIFPTELDANKYGVRDLRECLRKSRITDGLSTARLPRRHKSSQLNGESQGGRRRHGVTRRLHGRLGSEVGHNSVESLGVSGALSNGDKRRGFPRHSMRNRLRQRYEAKMNAKPRYPASEISRKEFTSERISTQASSVFSGPKTLSQIREERRKKEENRDCCRKVEHSNTTASADFQGPKPLTEILKNKRRLCSVVDGDISSS, encoded by the exons ATGGAGGAGGAAGAATTCAGGAAGAGAAACACGGATTGCGTCTACTTCTTGGCCTCTCCTCTCACATGCAAGAAG GGGATTGATTGTGAGTATCGACACAACGAGCTTGCAAGGCTCAACCCGAGAGATTGTTGGTACTGGTTGGCTGGCACCTGCGTTAATCCAACCTGCGCTTTTAGACATCCA CCACTGGATGTTCATACTGAAGAACCTTCTGAATCGGCCTCATTGTCACACCAGTCGTCTGTTCCTGCGAACAAGGGCAGCATCCCCtgttattttttcttcaatGGATTCTGCAATAAAGGTGACAAATGCCTATTTTTGCATGGTCCTGATGGCAATGTAGCTTTTGGGAAACCTTCTAAGACAAAGTCAGCTGTCCCTGATGTAGTTCCCTCTGAAAATAAGTCGCTAGCAGGAAATAATATTCGTTCTACACTAATTGATGCTCATCTTAATCCATCTGAAAATGTTCCAGAGGTACCAGCGGACATCCAGTTACGATGCAAAAATGTTCTCCAGCTTCCTGTCCCCATTGATGCTCTGCAGCAAAGTCCATCTCCACTGATAGATGTATTTGAGAGCAAAGAAGCTGCTATGCACATGTCTAACTCCTTGGTTCCAGTGCAGGGCTTTATCCAAAAGAGATCTGGTTGGTGCAAAGATCAGAGTTCAGAGGAAGAACTGGATAACCATATTGATCCAGAAGATTTGAGGGAATCTTCCCCGGGCTTTGATGTTCTTGTGGATGACGACAAATCACAGCATATGGGTTATGAGGATAATCCAGAGTACTTATTGGTTCATGATGGAGAATGCGCGGAACTGAATAGCCACTTCTTGGGGTATGACTTTGAAGACCCAATTGAATGTAATCATATGTACACTGAAGTGGAACTTGTACATGAGGGTAAGAGAGATGATTCTTTTGATTGTTTAGACAACGAGCATTTGTTTGACAATGCCAGAAAGGTTCTTAGGCACTCAAGGCAGAGGATAATTGACACCATATCCTCCCGGAAGAGGAAAATCTTTCCTACTGAATTAGATGCTAATAAATACGGGGTTAGGGATCTTCGAGAATGTCTGAGGAAAAGTCGAATAACTGATGGTCTTTCAACAGCTCGATTACCAAGAAGGCATAAATCATCTCAGCTGAATGGTGAGAGTCAGGGAGGGCGTCGGAGGCACGGTGTAACTAGGCGGCTTCATGGAAGATTGGGATCAGAGGTGGGACACAATTCTGTTGAATCACTTGGAGTTTCTGGAGCTCTTTCAAATGGTGACAAGCGTCGCGGCTTTCCTAGGCATTCAATGCGGAATAGGTTGAGGCAGCGCTACGAGGCAAAAATGAATGCCAAACCGCGGTATCCTGCATCTGAAATCTCAAGGAAAGAATTTACGAGTGAGAGGATATCAACTCAGGCATCTAGTGTGTTTTCAGGACCAAAGACCCTTTCACAGATtagagaagagaggagaaaaaaggaagaaaacagGGATTGCTGTAGAAAAGTAGAACATTCTAATACAACTGCATCTGCAGATTTCCAGGGTCCTAAACCTCTGACTGAGATCCTCAAGAATAAAAGGAGGCTATGTTCTGTTGTGGATGGTGATATTAGCAGCAGCTAA
- the LOC119995895 gene encoding NADH-cytochrome b5 reductase-like protein: MAATFFKRLAKATPIAFNNAFGGQSSSSFTGFRVPFGAMAAVSGGISYFYYFSSPNLVHLDQINEQPGPKIALSPDKWVEFKLQDTARVSHNSQLFRFSFDPTAKLGLDIASCILTRAPTELDPEGKTKYVIRPYTPISDPDAKGYFDLLIKVYPEGKMSQHFASLKPGDVVEVKGPIEKLRYSPNMKKHIGMIAGGTGITPMLQVVEAILKNPDDNTRVSLLYANVSPDDILLKQKLDSLAASHPNFKVFYTVDNPSKNWRGGAGYISKDMVMKGLPSPSDDTLILVCGPPGMMKHVCGDKAKDWSQGELTGTLKEVGYTEQMVYKF; this comes from the exons ATGGCCGCAACTTTCTTCAAGAGACTCGCTAAGGCCACTCCGATTGCATTCAACAATGCATTTGGAGGCCAATCAAGTTCCAGTTTCACTGGCTTCCGCGTTCCCTTTGGAGCAATGGCAGCAGTCTCTGGTGGGATCTCTTATTTCTACTACTTTTCCTCCCCGAACTTG GTTCATCTAGATCAAATCAATGAACAGCCAGGCCCAAAAATTG CTCTCAGTCCAGATAAATGGGTTGAATTTAAATTACAAGACACTGCAAGGGTTAGTCACAATTCTCAGTTGTTCAG ATTTTCATTTGATCCCACTGCCAAGTTGGGTTTAGACATCGCTTCGTGCATCCTTACAAG GGCTCCAACAGAACTAGATCCTGAAGGAAAAACGAAATATGTCATACGGCC ATATACGCCTATATCAGATCCAGATGCTAAGGGATACTTTGACCTTTTAATTAAG GTGTATCCAGAAGGGAAAATGAGTCAACATTTTGCTAGCTTGAAGCCTGGCGACGTCGTTGAAGTGAAAGG GCCCATTGAGAAGCTAAGATACTCTCCAAATATGAAGAAACACATTGGCATG ATTGCAGGAGGCACAGGCATTACTCCAATGCTTCAGGTAGTTGAGGCCATATTGAAGAATCCGGATGACAACACTCGG GTGTCGTTGCTTTATGCCAATGTCTCTCCAGATGACATACTGCTTAAACAGAAGCTTGACTCACTTGCTGCCAGCCATCCAAATTTTAAG GTATTCTACACTGTAGACAATCCATCAAAGAACTGGAGAGGAGGTGCAGGTTACATATCAAAGGATATGGTTATGAAAGGCTTACCAAGTCCTAGCGATGATACCCTTATCCTT GTCTGTGGTCCTCCTGGAATGATGAAACATGTATGTGGTGACAAGGCTAAAGACTGGTCCCAAGGGGAG CTCACAGGCACACTTAAAGAAGTCGGTTATACTGAGCAAATGGTTTACAAATTCTAA
- the LOC119997336 gene encoding F-box/kelch-repeat protein At1g55270-like: MDRVIQPPLVDTTACLCRVDAGLKTVAGAKRYVPGSKLCLRPDIKPSIHPTRTKPSRGDRSRNQSPLLPGLPDDLAIACLIRVPRTEHRKLRLVCKRWYRLLAGNFFYSLRKSLGIAEEWIYIIKRDKEGKIAWHAFDPVYQLWQTLPPVPKEYSEALGFGCAVLSGCHLYLFGGKDPIKGSMRRVIFYSARTNKWHRAPDMLRRRHFFGSCVINNCLYVAGGENEGVHHSLRSAEVYDPNKNRWSFIADMSTAMVPFIGVVYEGKWFLKGLGSHRQVLSEVYQPRTDSWDPVYDGMVTGWRNPSASLNGHLYALNCKDGCKLRVYDEATDSWSKHIDSKMHLGNSQALEAAALVPLNGKLCIIRNNMSISLVDVSKSDDVKGPTAEHLWETIAGKGQFKNLVTNLWSSLAGRNRLKSHIVHSQVLQA; this comes from the exons ATGGACAGAGTAATTCAACCTCCTCTG GTTGATACAACAGCCTGTTTATGTAGAGTAGATGCTGGCCTGAAAACTGTTGCTGGAGCTAAAAGATACGTCCCTGGTAGTAAGCTTTGTCTCCGGCCTGACATTAAACCGTCCATTCATCCAACTAGGACCAAGCCATCCCGTGGTGACCGGAGCCGGAACCAATCTCCTTTGCTTCCAGGACTCCCCGATGATCTTGCAATTGCTTGTCTAATACGTGTTCCCAGGACGGAACACCGTAAGCTTCGACTGGTATGCAAGAGATGGTACCGTCTTTTGGCTGGCAATTTCTTTTACTCTCTTCGAAAGAGCCTTGGAATAGCTGAGGAATggatatatataatcaaaagaGACAAGGAAGGGAAAATCGCGTGGCATGCTTTTGATCCCGTATACCAGCTGTGGCAAACCCTTCCCCCTGTCCCGAAGGAATACTCTGAAGCTCTTGGATTTGGTTGTGCTGTTCTAAGTGGCTGTCACCTTTACTTGTTTGGTGGAAAGGACCCGATAAAGGGATCAATGAGGCGAGTCATTTTTTATAGTGCCAGGACTAACAAATGGCACCGTGCACCAGATATGCTTCGTAGACGGCATTTTTTCGGTTCATGTGTCATAAACAACTGTTTGTATGTAGCCGGTGGTGAGAACGAGGGTGTGCATCATTCCTTGAGGTCAGCTGAAGTTTATGATCCCAACAAAAATAGATGGTCTTTCATTGCTGATATGAGCACAGCAATGGTGCCCTTCATTGGGGTAGTTTATGAGGGAAAATGGTTTCTGAAGGGGCTTGGCTCTCACCGACAAGTTCTGAGTGAAGTTTACCAGCCGAGAACTGACAGTTGGGACCCTGTATACGATGGAATGGTTACGGGCTGGAGGAACCCAAGTGCATCCTTAAATGGGCATTTATATGCTTTGAACTGCAAGGATGGCTGCAAACTTAGGGTTTATGATGAAGCGACGGACTCTTGGAGTAAGCATATTGACAGTAAGATGCATTTGGGGAATTCTCAGGCATTGGAGGCAGCTGCGCTCGTTCCACTGAATGGAAAATTGTGCATCATCCGAAATAATATGAGCATATCACTGGTTGATGTTTCGAAATCTGATGACGTTAAAGGGCCTACTGCTGAACATTTATGGGAAACCATAGCAGGGAAAGGACAGTTCAAGAATTTGGTCACAAATCTCTGGTCTAGTCTTGCTGGCAGGAACCGCTTAAAGAGTCATATTGTTCATAGCCAAGTTCTTCAAGCATGA